The DNA segment TGACGCTCGCTCAGACCGGGACGCCTGCGTCGCGCATGAGTTCGATCGTCCCCTCGACGTCTGAAAGTTGTGTCGGGTCGACGTCGGGAGTGTTCAGTTCGTCGGCGCTCGGGAGTTCGCCGACGGGGTCGACTCCCTCGATGACGGGGTACTCGTACGTCCGGCCCGCGAAGTACGCCTGGGCCTCCCCCGAGAGGAGGTGGCGGACGAAATTCTCGGCGAGTTCGGGCTGATCGGACTGGTCGATAACCGTGGCGCCGGCGACGTCGAAGGTCGCGCCCGCGTCGCCGTCGGTGAACGCCGTCGACACTGGCGCGTCGGGGTTCCCGGCCAGATGGCGCTGGATGTAGTAGTGGTTGGCGAACCCGGCGTCGATCTCGCCGCTGGCGACCGCCCTGGTGACCTCGGACTCGTAGCTGTACTCCTGGACGCCCGAATCGAGGACGCCTTCGAGCCACGCCTTCGTCGCCTCGTCGCCATCGAGGATCCGCATGGACGTGACGAAGCCCTGGAACGAGCCGTAGGAGGGCGCCCAGCCCAGCTGACCGTCGAAGTCGCCCGCGAAGGCGTCGATCGAGTCCGGAATCTCGCTCTCGTCGTAGGCGTCGGTGTTGTAGGGGATCGTTCGGGCTCGTCCGGAGGTCCCGACCCAGTCGTCCGTGGCGAACGTCTCGTTGGCGACCATCCCGGTCACGTCACTCGAGAGCGATCGGGTGCGTCCCTCGTCCGCGAGCGTCCCGAGCGCCCCGGAGTTGACGGTGAAGAAGACGTCGGCGGGCGTCGCCGACCCCTCCTCTAAGATCAGGTTGACGAGGTCGGCCGAGCCGCCGGGATTCTCCTCGACCGTGAAGTCGTCGTACCGGGATTCGAGGTGGGAGAGCAATTCGCCGACGAGTGCCTGCCCGCGGGCGTTGTAGAGGACGAGTTCGCCCGCCAGATCTGGCAGGTCGTCCATCGGCGTACCGCCGGGTTCCGGAAAGCCCCGTCCGGAGCCGATCTGTCCGAAGAAGTCGTCGCCGTCGTCGTCGCCGTCGTCGGGATCGCCGATCAGTCCCCCACAACCGGCCAGCCCGACCGATCCGAGCGCCGCCGAGCTGGCGAGAAAGGTTCGACGTCCGCCATATCGTCGTTGCTGTGTCATGGTTTTAGGTTAACCTAAATAAACTTATAGCCGTCGATCGATCGTCGCGGGTCGGCGTGTTTCGAGCGCGTCGAGGCAGTCGAGCCAGTCTAACATGTACTCGCCGACGTGGGTCAGGAAGTCACCGTTCGTGAACTCGTCCCACTCGCCACTGGCGAGTTCGCGCCCCATCG comes from the Halovivax cerinus genome and includes:
- a CDS encoding extracellular solute-binding protein, with amino-acid sequence MTQQRRYGGRRTFLASSAALGSVGLAGCGGLIGDPDDGDDDGDDFFGQIGSGRGFPEPGGTPMDDLPDLAGELVLYNARGQALVGELLSHLESRYDDFTVEENPGGSADLVNLILEEGSATPADVFFTVNSGALGTLADEGRTRSLSSDVTGMVANETFATDDWVGTSGRARTIPYNTDAYDESEIPDSIDAFAGDFDGQLGWAPSYGSFQGFVTSMRILDGDEATKAWLEGVLDSGVQEYSYESEVTRAVASGEIDAGFANHYYIQRHLAGNPDAPVSTAFTDGDAGATFDVAGATVIDQSDQPELAENFVRHLLSGEAQAYFAGRTYEYPVIEGVDPVGELPSADELNTPDVDPTQLSDVEGTIELMRDAGVPV